The Rhododendron vialii isolate Sample 1 chromosome 5a, ASM3025357v1 genome contains a region encoding:
- the LOC131327653 gene encoding uncharacterized protein LOC131327653, with the protein MTRTQAMNEFCKRRPPTFHGDTNPVVAETWLNEVKMILRTLGITQDGDRVALATYQLKGEARYWWDLIEATHDIATMTFTEFETLFLDKYFPTPLRLAKEQEFLNLKQRTLTVTQYMAKFEELSRFALTSIPTEDKKARRFEWGLTTARKAVVAQAFATYAEVVKCALWLESEQLDFKTRWRKATDGTGGPIRTQPPNDNHGPYPTKSSNPSLSTQPWRTAILESGKPKRGGQDIATV; encoded by the coding sequence ATGACCCGAACTCAAGCAATGAACGAGTTTTGCAAACGCCGACCCCCAACCTTCCACGGAGACACCAATCCCGTCGTGGCCGAGACATGGCTaaatgaggtcaagatgatccttaGAACCTTAGGAATCACCCAGgacggagaccgtgtggccttggcTACATACCAATTGAAGGGAGAAGCACGCTATTGGTGGGATCTGATAGAGGCGACCCATGACATTGCCACCATGACGTTCACCGAGTTCGAGACCCTGTTTCTCGATAAGTATTTTCCcacaccccttcgcctagccaaggaacaagaATTCTTGAACCTGAAGCAAAGAACATTGACCGTCACCCAGTACATGGCCAAATTCGAAGAACTGTCCCGCTTTGCCCTAACCTCCATACCAACCGAAGACAAGAAAGCCAGAaggttcgagtgggggctgacgaCTGCTCGAAAGGCTGTGGTAGCTCAAGCCTTCGCCACCTATGCTGAAGTGGTGAAGTGTGCACTCTGGCTAGAGAGCGAGCAATtggacttcaaaacccgatggaggaaaGCTACTGACGGCACTGGtggaccaatccgaacccaaccaccCAACGACAATCATGGACCCTACCCCACCAAATCCTCTAACCCATCTCTAAGCACCCAACCCTGGAGGACTGCTATCCTCGAAAGTGGGAAACCAAAGAGAGGCGGTCAAGACATAGCGACAGTTTAG